In Kitasatospora gansuensis, a genomic segment contains:
- the thiC gene encoding phosphomethylpyrimidine synthase ThiC — protein sequence MTTFDAQQKSAQSSVTSATTGYPTPAWRKAYREGSRPDLRVPYREVLLTNGKSVPLYDTSGPYTDPSYQPDVRRGLPALRDPWIRLRGDVEEYDGREARPEDDGIKHTSPRGGNLRNLDAVFPGRPRRPLRGRDGVAVTQLAYAKRGIVTPEMEFIALREGLDAEFVRNEVAIGRAVIPLNVNHPEVEPAIIGTNFLVKINANIGNSAVTSSIEEEVEKMTWATRWGADTVMDLSTGRNIHTTREWILRNSPVPIGTVPLYQALEKVDGKAEELSWEVYRDTIIEQCEQGVDYMTVHAGVLLRYVPMTARRKTGIVSRGGSIMAAWCLAHHKENFLYTNFEELCDILAAYDVTFSLGDGLRPGSTADANDEAQFAELQTLGELGRIARARDVQVMIEGPGHVAMNKIKENMDLQKEICDEAPFYTLGPLTTDVAPGYDHITSGIGAAMIAWWGTAMLCYVTPKEHLGLPNRDDVKTGVITYKIAAHAADLAKGHPGASDWDDALSDARFEFRWEDQFNLALDPETARAFHDETLPAEPAKTAHFCSMCGPKFCSMKISQKIRDEHGDGSSAVATEFDADALAGMQAKSEEFAATGNRVYLPLAD from the coding sequence AGAAGTCTGCCCAGAGCAGCGTCACCAGCGCGACCACCGGTTACCCGACCCCCGCCTGGCGCAAGGCGTACCGCGAGGGCTCCCGGCCCGACCTGCGGGTGCCGTACCGCGAGGTGCTGCTGACCAACGGCAAGTCCGTTCCGCTGTACGACACTTCGGGCCCGTACACCGACCCGTCCTACCAGCCCGACGTCCGGCGCGGACTGCCCGCGCTGCGTGACCCGTGGATCCGCCTGCGCGGGGACGTCGAGGAGTACGACGGCCGGGAGGCCAGGCCCGAGGACGACGGGATCAAGCACACCTCGCCGCGCGGCGGGAACCTGCGCAACCTGGACGCGGTCTTCCCCGGCCGCCCGCGCCGTCCGCTGCGCGGCCGGGACGGGGTGGCGGTGACCCAGCTCGCGTACGCGAAGCGCGGGATCGTCACGCCGGAGATGGAGTTCATCGCGCTCCGTGAGGGCCTGGACGCCGAGTTCGTCCGCAACGAGGTGGCGATCGGCCGGGCCGTGATCCCGCTGAACGTGAACCACCCCGAGGTCGAGCCGGCCATCATCGGCACCAACTTCCTGGTGAAGATCAACGCCAACATCGGCAACTCGGCCGTCACCTCCTCGATCGAGGAGGAGGTGGAGAAGATGACCTGGGCCACCCGCTGGGGCGCCGACACCGTGATGGACCTCTCCACCGGCCGCAACATCCACACCACCCGCGAGTGGATCCTGCGCAACTCCCCCGTGCCGATCGGCACCGTGCCGCTCTACCAGGCGCTGGAGAAGGTGGACGGCAAGGCCGAGGAGCTGAGCTGGGAGGTCTACCGCGACACCATCATCGAGCAGTGCGAGCAGGGCGTCGACTACATGACCGTGCACGCCGGTGTGCTGCTGCGGTACGTGCCGATGACCGCCCGCCGGAAGACCGGCATCGTCTCGCGCGGCGGCTCGATCATGGCGGCCTGGTGCCTGGCGCACCACAAGGAGAACTTCCTCTACACCAACTTCGAGGAGCTCTGCGACATCCTCGCCGCGTACGACGTCACCTTCTCGCTGGGTGACGGCCTGCGTCCCGGCTCCACCGCGGACGCCAACGACGAGGCGCAGTTCGCCGAGCTGCAGACGCTGGGCGAGCTCGGCCGGATCGCCCGGGCGCGCGACGTCCAGGTGATGATCGAGGGCCCCGGCCACGTCGCGATGAACAAGATCAAGGAGAACATGGATCTCCAGAAGGAGATCTGCGACGAGGCGCCGTTCTACACCCTCGGCCCGCTCACCACCGACGTCGCGCCCGGCTACGACCACATCACCTCGGGCATCGGCGCCGCGATGATCGCCTGGTGGGGCACCGCGATGCTCTGCTACGTCACGCCCAAGGAGCACCTGGGCCTCCCCAACCGGGACGACGTCAAGACCGGCGTGATCACCTACAAGATCGCCGCCCACGCCGCCGACCTGGCGAAGGGTCACCCCGGCGCCTCGGACTGGGACGACGCGCTCTCCGACGCCCGCTTCGAGTTCCGCTGGGAGGACCAGTTCAACCTGGCCCTCGACCCGGAGACGGCCCGCGCCTTCCACGACGAGACGCTGCCCGCCGAGCCCGCCAAGACCGCGCACTTCTGCTCCATGTGCGGCCCGAAGTTCTGCTCGATGAAGATCTCGCAGAAGATCCGCGACGAGCACGGCGACGGCTCCAGCGC